TGTAAATATTTTTTCCTGTTCCTTTATTATAATCTGTATTCTTAAACCAAAATAAGCATGCATACCGTTGAGCTAATGTGCATAACATGAGAATATCGCTCAATATCCATCAGCCTTTCAACTTTCACAGAACCAGCTTTAGAGACCTGCATGAACAGTCCACCTTAGCTACATATTTATGACCATATATACAACTAGTAAGATAGCACATAAATAGCCAATCATGCCTGTAAATCGAAACACTTGAGTGTGTCATTTGATACTATTCATGATTACTAGCATACTTTTTTAGTTTGAGCAACATATATGCGTATAAAACATCCATCATAATAAAGGAGACCCAACCTTTCCCACGTCATTCCTTCCCAAGTCAACTAGCATAATGTGTTCCGCACATTGTTTTCCATCGTTCAAAAGTTCCTTCTCCAACATTTTATCTTCTTTAGGTGTCTTTCCCCTCCTAACAGTCCCGGCAAGGGGTCGGTTTATAACTTTATTCTGCCAATTAACAGCAAAAATAAATGGCAAACAAATGAGAAGAACACAACAACAATCGTCCAACTCATTATTGCTTTATCATGGTTTACCTTCTTCACACGCGTGAGAATTTCTGGACTAGAAGCAACTAGTATACACCCTCTAGCCTGATGATAAGGATCATACAACCAAATGCTCAGAAAGTTATAATTGACCAAACCCTTCAAACAGATAGGTCTAATGACAAGAAAAAGTACCTGTAAATAAGCCATATATGGACTTGGATTAACAATTCTCAGAGCTCGATATATTTCAAATGGGTCTGCAAATGTACGACGTTCAAAACGCTGACTCAGTACAATCTGAAAGATATCGCCAGCCAGGATATGCTCTTTGGCATGCAAAACTGCTGCCTTGTATTTTTCACTTGTCATGCTCGACATCTCTAATTTAGGGCCAAAGAGATGGGTTGACAACTGTATTGAACCTGAAGCTAGCCTAGGTCTGAAATTGACAATCTATTTTACAATTCTGATATCAAATTTTTAGGATAAGGGATTGGAAGAATGGCACAACACTACACCCAAAAAAAAAGATACTCACGTAGCTGTATTATGCACTCTAGATAACAGATTTTCCAACCGGTTCATTCCATCACTAAGGGCCTCCTCAGCAGTGCTATATTGATCTAATCGCACCCAGTGAATAACATATGCTTTCTGATGagaaaattgtaaaattaaaaaataatatgaaagaTGCTATGAAATTATTACAAAATTTAAGAAGTTTATTCCCTGAATTTACCTGCAAAGGTTTCAAATAAGGAGAAAACatgctttaaataaatataatcataATCAGGAACAAGTATTCACAAATATGTCATCAAGCCATAAGCTCCTAAAAAGAGGGAAAGATGACACAGATTACAGAACTTGGAATGAAAACCATGGTTACAGAAAAAAAAGAGGCTACAGCCTAAATCAGCTTCAAAATGATAAAATGGTTCATCATTCGACCAAAAAGTACCTTCTCCAAATGATCGAAAATCATGACATCCTCATAAAGGCCAAGGTGGACATCAGGAAGATTTCTGTCATCTGGTGGGGCAGCTGAGAAAGGCAGTTTTTTCTTCTCCACATACCGCACTGTGTCATATGAGAAATAACCAACCCACCCACCTAGCCAAAAAGAGATCATGTTATTATACTAGCACCGATTTGATAAAGCATCCATGTTTTTTGATTTGGGGACTAAGTTGGAGAACATTATGAGAACTTTGTCTGTATTTCTGCAAATAAAAATCCCTTCAATATTCATCCAGCTGTGCAAACCTAATTTTGTGTTCAGAGAGAAAAACAGAAGAGTCCAACAGCAAACATCCTTTCATTTGTCGAGAACTTGGAATAAAATATATCAACTCCATTATATCAGATGATGAATCCAACTCTATTTGAAGTAGCTAACCTTCCCAATGACCAAAAACTTGAGATCTTAAGACTGGAGTGATACACAAAGTAATATGAATACAACAAGTATACTCTATAACCAGACATTTACCAGTAAACACTTCTGGAAGCTCATCAATGAGTTGGGGATTCCAATCGTCCATCATTCTCCTAGGAATTGCCATTGGGTCATCCACAATCTTCTCTGTCCTCCGTCCTTCATAATGGTCCATAATTGTAACCATGTTCTCTTTAGCCACAATCTCTATACTCGGTTGAGCTCCTATAACACTATAGCGCCCCTATCATAATTGTCCAAGGTAAATATAAGCATACACATTATAAGCATGCCTAGAAAAAAATTGCATATGACAAAAATAAACTTACAATAGTCGAAGCATCCAAACCAGGCTCCACTGACTCAAATAAAAAGCTCGGTGCATCTCTATCATCTTCCTTAACCAGACAGCGATAAGCAAGCACTGGAGTGAGGTGATCGCATAATATACAATGGTATAAAGGAATCAAATTTCCCTTCTTGGAAGCTTCTAGAAATTTTGCAGATTGTTGGGCTGAAAAAAATCCGCACACTTTACAAAATTGATGAAAGGCAAAATAGAGTTATGCAACCAAATGTAGAGGCAAGAAAAAAATCTACACAATATAAGCGTGTGTATATGCACAAATGTGTACGTATATAATTAAGAAACATCTTAAATCAACACATTTAAGTCAAGCAATGTCTTAAACTAACATGACAAAGGTTATTGTAAGCTGGATCACTTTAAAAACATTTGGTTATTGATACAAGGAATAGGAGAATAAACAATAGAAGAATAAAACCTTTGACTTCTTATGATTTGGGTAAATTTATAGTTCAAATATCCATTAAAACATCTATTCGAATTGGATAGGAGCAGATTCCAATTTGATCgcaaaattaaactttaatgaaacaaaaatcaCAAGGAGtccatttctttcctttcttcaaTTAAGCAAGCGGGTCACAAAATTGaatacattttctttttctctccttAAGCTACATCTTCTCAGAACCAAACAGATAGCAACAAATGGACTAGCTCGGTTGTAAGAGTCATCTCAGTTGAAAATCAAGTGAGAAATCCGAAATTCCAATTTTGTTTTTCCTACCTTCGAATGATCAGCAGCGAAACAGAAGAAAATCTCAACACATTACCAATCAAATAACTAACTATTTCCTCATAGTCACCAACCAAACATTGAAACATCAGAACTCACTCACAAGTACAACATTTTAGAGATTGTAATGAGAATAAGTACCATATGATTGAGACATCGAAGCAGAGCATTTGAGCGAACGGACACGAGGTGTCCAGGCAGCTGAAGGAAGGGCACATGAAATTGAGCTGGAAACTCTTCCATTAAATTTAACATTGGAAGATATTGTGGAACACAAAGTTAACGGCAGCTGACGGGGAGTAGCGGCTAGGGTTCTAGCCATGACTGAGGAGCACGAGGAAGAGGGGGAGAAGTGAAGGTGAGAGACCTCGGCCATGGAGGGAGAGGTGTCGGCAAATTTGATGATGTATgggttttgattttaaattgagcGAATGGGTTTGACAGACAAAAATCTTTCCTTTCTGAAGATTCACTCACAGTTGAAAGATTCATTCAATTGATGTCCTTGAACGGTAATATAAGTTGGATTTTTtggattaatatttaataatttttaaataaaatatttacattaaaatttataaataatacaaatattctgaatttatatattttttatcatataaatttatatattagcatttaatttaatttattattatatggaGCTTCGATGCTCTGGCTCTCTGTAAATTTGAGCACCGAGGGGCTGCCTCGGCCGCCAGTGGGCCACAACTTTCTCATTTTTCTCATGTCGtatgtcatttttttttttttggaaactaAGTTGTACGTCATTTTCTTAGTTATTAGGAATAGTTTGTTGAGACGATGGTTGTTATATGGATTTAAGTAGTTTTCTATTTATTTGGGTGAGGTGTCCTCCAACCATGGAATTTATaagattttaaagaaaaattatctcCACTTGTTCTAAACATCCTTACTTTTAGCTTTATCtgttaaataaaaaagattttCAAGTAAATATTAAAGTAAATTTAGAAACTTTTTAGGTTGATCTTGATCTACTCAAAGATTACTACGTCggacaaaaaaattatattcaaattataagaaatcatcaaaatattaaaatatataaatatttgatttaaaaattatgtaaatggGAGGTTTTAATTTTGTGAGTAAAAAAAATTGCTGGGACCCAAAAAGACGATTTTGTGGGCCCCAACCCAAATGGATAAGAAAAACACCATTATAAATATCCATGCAACAATATCCATGCAACAATCTCCAACCCACTCCTAGGGTTCACCACTTCACTCTCCACCATCTGAGCTTTCTCATCTGATCATCAAACAACAATGCCTATCAAGCTAACAAAAGCTCAGAAGAAAACCAATTACGACCAGAGACTGTGTCGTCTCCTAGATGACTACTCCCAGATACTGATCGTGGCCGCCGATAATGTGGGTTCCAAACAACTCCAGAATATAAGGAAGGGTTTGCGTGGCGACTCCATTATCCTGATGGGTAAGAACACCATGATGAAGCGCTCCATTAGACTCCATGCTGAGAATACTGGCAATGATGCCTTCAACAATCTCGTTCCCTTGCTTGTTGTAAGCTTTCATTTTTAATAACTTATTATCATTTTTCACTTATGTTTTCGGATCACAcctcatatatatacatatctcGTCTTACATTGTCTGCATGATTGCTGTGTGATCATTTCTGTTTCTCAAGTGAAGTGCATGTATCGATACGGGTGTTCCTTTTACTTTGTTATTCTATGTTAATTAACCAGGTCTCTTTTGAATCAGGGTAATGTAGGATTGATCTTTACCAGGGGTGATTTGAAGGAAGTTAGAGAAGAGATTGGCAAGTACAAggtatatatgaaaatttttggTAATTATTTCTCAATTTAACCTATTACATTGGTAATTCTTCGTCATTGTTTTATACAATATTGCCAAGTAGAAGGAAAATACTTATAAATCAAATGGAACCCAACTTTGCTGTAGTAGGATAAGGCAACTATAAATATTTGCATGGGAGCTAAACCGATGCTGCATGTGCTAGCATGTTTGGTTGGCAAATAAAGCCACGCCCTGTTTGGTTTAGATTCAGTTTGTTTTTAGAAATAAATAACTCTGTCATGACTCATATTATTTAGTGAGTTAAATGGATATTCTACTTTCACTCCTGTGACATGGTTTGCACTGCAATCTTTGTTTTTATCTACTGCGGTTCTAGTTGGTTTGAATTTCAATTTGATGTCGTTAACCATTCATTCATACTTAATTCAATTACTCTTCAAGTTTCCCTGTGATTAATGTTGTCTTATAATTTAAACGCTTTACTTTAAAAGGTGGGAGCTCCAGCACGAGTTGGCATCGTTGCGCCAATTGATGTTGTCGTCCCACCTGGGAACACTGGACTGGATCCCTCCCAGACATCCTTCTTTCAGGTTTGTATCCATTTATTGTTTTCCCTCTTTTCTTGCGTCTGCTTTAATCTCacgctttactttattgtttgTATCCAGGTGCTGAATATCCCAACCAAGATTAACAAAGGTACTGTGGAAATCATTACTCCTGTGGAACTCATTAAAAAGGGTGAAAAGGTGGGCTCATCTGAGTCTGCCCTTCTCTCAAAGCTTGGAGTCCGACCATTCTCATACGGTCTTATTGTCGTCTCTGTTTATGACAATGGATCGGTTTTCAGCCCTGAGGTGCTTGATCTCACAGAGGATGATCTTGTGGCTAAGTTTGCTAATGGAGTGACCATGATCGCCTCCCTATCTCTGTCCATTTCATTCCCAACCCTTGCAGCTGCACCCCACATGTTCGTGAATGCATACAAGAATGTCCTTTCTTTTGCTTTAGCATCAGAATACTCTTTCCCACAGGCAGAGGAAGTGAAGGAGTTCTTGAAGGTTTGCTTTTGATCCACAGCTAATGATAAATTTGGCTTGCTGTTTCTGTTGTCTCGATGTTCCCTGTCCCTTAATAATTACCTGAACTGCAAATTTTCAGGATCCAAACAAgtttgctgctgctgctgcagcTCCAGTTGCGGCTGTTGATTCTGGTGGTGCTGCTCCAGCTGCTGCATCCAAGgtggaagagaaagaagaatccGCTGAAGACTCGGATGAGGATCTCGTCGCTGGGTTGTTTGACTAAATCCTTTTGCTGGTACCAATTAGGCAGTCTATATGCTCTTTATCTGTGAGATGGTATCGTTATTGTTCTATTGTGAATCGGATGCTTTTGGTTGAACTCTGTATGCTAAAGTTCCTTGATTCATAATCCAATGCAGTtttggttaaaaaaataattgcagCATTAGTAGCAATAgggaaaattataaatttttttggaTTCAGTTCAGTCCATTTTCGAAAAATATTGGGAAAACGGAGCACAGGGATAATTTTGTTCTTTTCAGGTTTCAGGACACCAGTTAATGTGCTTTGGGCATAGATAAATAGATAATCACTAGTCTATACAATACTACCACGCGCATACCTTTTTATTTGCAAGTGCTTGGTTCAGAGAACCTGTCAATTGCATATTATAATTACAGGGCACAGAACATAACCAGTCCTtttattaacatttaaaaaGGGACTAATTACAAATAATGTTTGAATAAATCTTGCTTTTATATGCTATAGGTAAAACTCTATCGGTTACTGGAAGATGATTCCCACTTCGGGAAATCTGCACGGAAACCATTTCTCTTCTATTTTTTGGCATATGAGAATACATATGTTTGTCTTCATTCATCAAACTTGTCAAGCTGCTGACGGCTGAAACACGATGATACAatcattaaaaatcaaattcagATACAAACAAATAATATACAACAGCTCAAAAGGTATTGGATGCCAACCTCTAATCTGGATTTGGCAGAAAACTTAATGATGAATAAGCTATTAAATTCCAAGTTGAACCAGAGCAAATGCATCTACTTTAATAGAATCATTGAAGACAATTTCGAAAGAAACGGACACCCTGTTGGAATAAACTTATAAGAAACAAAACAATAACAAGGGGAACAAAAATTAAAGGACAACGAATAAATTAATACCTGCAATGCAAATGTGATGTCTGCTGCATCTATTTTTAGCGTCAGTCTTCTCATTTTATCATCACGACACTGACCTAGCTTCAGAAGACCCTGCACTTGGAACCATAATTCCATCAATATTCTAACGAAGTATAACTCTTCATTCAACATAGTTAAAAGTGCACTATTACCGCATGCAAgcacacatacacaagctttGATTATTACCACCAAAATATTTCTCCAAGAACGACCTAACATGTCAAATGTTGCTTATTACCTGGTCATTTAACACTTGGCACATGCTCAAAAATTCCAAAATTCCAACTGGTGGTATCATCGTTGACTTGCATATGTCTATGTAATATTTGTTCAGCTGCATCCACATACAAGGTTACATACCATCAACTTCCAGAAGTTTGTaacttttttatcattattttgaaGAAAGGGAGCACACCTCTCCTAAGACTGTATCTTTCTTTCCTCCTCGGAAAAATTTCACAGCAGCACATAATATTATCTGCATTCAGATGTCAGTGAAACACTGATATACAGATACTTGAGCATTAAAAGAGATCCCAACAGGGGAAATGGAAATATATCAATATCTCTTTAGAAACTGGAGAATGGATACAAGGAGTGGAAGCTTGAAGTGTCGATGTTTGGAAAATCATCCTTTAgttaaaatagtttaatatttgAACTTGTAATTATCATGTACTAATGCAACTTACTTGCTGATGCTGAGGAAGAGATTGAATGGTGTCCACTATAGGTGATTTATATGCTTTTGACAAAGCAACAGCCATATGATCAATTCCCACCTATAATACATTCAGCATTTGAGAAATTATTGGAGACAGAAAATATCTTCTATCATATCAAAAACTAATACAGGTTGCTAGCATGAATTCTTAGCGATTAACAAACACATGGCCTAGAAAAGTCTAGTAGCAACAAAATTCTTCCTCCATTTAAGTCTCTTTAATATAGCTTAAACACAAGTGGCATTGTGATTAACTAGTAGAAGGCTAAGCATAGATAGGGAAGGGAGGTGGATGATGCAaagggaaaaggaaaacaaaaaaaattccatCATGTCAAAAAGGCACAGAATCCACTAATAATTGTCAAGAAACCGAAGAGCGTATTTAAGCCAATGGAGATAGCAAAATTGATCACTTCAATTTGAATTGTTAACCTCATCACTAAACATGTTTGTCCATTGAGGCTGCTGGGATTACTGAAAAGAGTACTCTTTCAAACATGCTTGCAATTTTGTACCACAAACAAATTTTTAACAGCTAATAGTGAGCACTTACTATACTGGATTCTAGTCTTTTAAAGAATTCACAAGCTGGAGCAGTTTGTGGATGGAACAACTCGTTCTCCACTGCAGATGAATTCAGATTGCTTGCAGATTCTCTCAATTCTGCTTCTAGAATCTCAATTGCGctcctaaaagaaaaaaaaagtaaagaacATTAGCTATACATTTCCAGGCCAAGGCCCAAATTGATGAAAGCACATGCAACATTACCAACTCATCTCTAGCATGCATCGATTTACTCAGTACAAACAAACCTCCTACTAAGAAGTGAAAAGAAAACAGATAATACATACCTGCAAATGCACAGTGCTTTCCTCATGTCTCCAGAAGCAGCGGCAACTTTCTGGTTGCAGTAAAGCAGTCAATGTTTGGTGGCCATATTGCGAAAGAAAAGAAATCAGATTCATCATGCTACAAAACAAAATCATGACTTACTCTGGCACAGAGCTCCAATGCTTGCGGGTGAAAAACAGAACAAGGTAGTGCCTATTGGTACATAAGAACTGTTATTACAAATCACTTTATGAAATGATATTGAATTTTCAAACATTTCAAAAATTATATTCTTATATTTAATTCGGAAAGGCTTTTTTGCATAATGACATTGCAAATTCTTGACAATAAGCAATATATTGGGAGTGATATCAAGAACATGCCAGTAAATATGTCAGATTGGGTTCTGAGAGTATAATACAGATAGGCTTTTTAGAATTCTCAAATTAATCCTAGAATTGGTGGCTC
The Manihot esculenta cultivar AM560-2 chromosome 1, M.esculenta_v8, whole genome shotgun sequence genome window above contains:
- the LOC110615219 gene encoding anthranilate synthase alpha subunit 2, chloroplastic isoform X1 translates to MAEVSHLHFSPSSSCSSVMARTLAATPRQLPLTLCSTISSNVKFNGRVSSSISCALPSAAWTPRVRSLKCSASMSQSYAQQSAKFLEASKKGNLIPLYHCILCDHLTPVLAYRCLVKEDDRDAPSFLFESVEPGLDASTIGRYSVIGAQPSIEIVAKENMVTIMDHYEGRRTEKIVDDPMAIPRRMMDDWNPQLIDELPEVFTGGWVGYFSYDTVRYVEKKKLPFSAAPPDDRNLPDVHLGLYEDVMIFDHLEKKAYVIHWVRLDQYSTAEEALSDGMNRLENLLSRVHNTATPRLASGSIQLSTHLFGPKLEMSSMTSEKYKAAVLHAKEHILAGDIFQIVLSQRFERRTFADPFEIYRALRIVNPSPYMAYLQVLFLVIRPICLKGLVNYNFLSIWLYDPYHQARGCILVASSPEILTRVKKNKVINRPLAGTVRRGKTPKEDKMLEKELLNDGKQCAEHIMLVDLGRNDVGKVSKAGSVKVERLMDIERYSHVMHISSTVTGELLDHLTSWDALRAALPVGTVSGAPKVKAMELIDQLEVTRRGPYSGGFGGISFSGDMDVALALRTIVFPTSTRYDTMYSYNDLNKRREWVAHLQAGAGIVADSDPADEQRECENKAAGLARAIDLAEDSFVKK
- the LOC110621635 gene encoding 60S acidic ribosomal protein P0-1; translation: MPIKLTKAQKKTNYDQRLCRLLDDYSQILIVAADNVGSKQLQNIRKGLRGDSIILMGKNTMMKRSIRLHAENTGNDAFNNLVPLLVGNVGLIFTRGDLKEVREEIGKYKVGAPARVGIVAPIDVVVPPGNTGLDPSQTSFFQVLNIPTKINKGTVEIITPVELIKKGEKVGSSESALLSKLGVRPFSYGLIVVSVYDNGSVFSPEVLDLTEDDLVAKFANGVTMIASLSLSISFPTLAAAPHMFVNAYKNVLSFALASEYSFPQAEEVKEFLKDPNKFAAAAAAPVAAVDSGGAAPAAASKVEEKEESAEDSDEDLVAGLFD
- the LOC110615219 gene encoding anthranilate synthase alpha subunit 2, chloroplastic isoform X2 translates to MAEVSHLHFSPSSSCSSVMARTLAATPRQLPLTLCSTISSNVKFNGRVSSSISCALPSAAWTPRVRSLKCSASMSQSYAQQSAKFLEASKKGNLIPLYHCILCDHLTPVLAYRCLVKEDDRDAPSFLFESVEPGLDASTIGRYSVIGAQPSIEIVAKENMVTIMDHYEGRRTEKIVDDPMAIPRRMMDDWNPQLIDELPEVFTGGWVGYFSYDTVRYVEKKKLPFSAAPPDDRNLPDVHLGLYEDVMIFDHLEKKAYVIHWVRLDQYSTAEEALSDGMNRLENLLSRVHNTATPRLASGSIQLSTHLFGPKLEMSSMTSEKYKAAVLHAKEHILAGDIFQIVLSQRFERRTFADPFEIYRALRIVNPSPYMAYLQARGCILVASSPEILTRVKKNKVINRPLAGTVRRGKTPKEDKMLEKELLNDGKQCAEHIMLVDLGRNDVGKVSKAGSVKVERLMDIERYSHVMHISSTVTGELLDHLTSWDALRAALPVGTVSGAPKVKAMELIDQLEVTRRGPYSGGFGGISFSGDMDVALALRTIVFPTSTRYDTMYSYNDLNKRREWVAHLQAGAGIVADSDPADEQRECENKAAGLARAIDLAEDSFVKK